The genomic stretch TCGCAAAAGAACTTGGCTATCGAATCAAGTTACTGGCCTCGGCGCAATTGAGCGATGCTGGTCTCGAACTGCACGTCTCGCCTTCGCTGATTCGAGAAGGGCGACCGCTGGCGGAAGTTCGCGGACCTTTCAATGCGATCAGTGTCGAAGGGGATCAAGTCGGCCCTCTCTTCTATTACGGACAGGGGGCCGGTCAGAAGCCAACAGCTTCGGCGGTTGCGGCAGACATGATTGATATGGCGGTGGGTCGCACTGCCCTCACCTTCCGCACGCTTAAGCTGTTCACCGAGAACCACAGCGACGTCGAAATGTGTTCGCCTGATCAGATTCAGGGACGACACTATTTCCGCTTCAGTGTCGAAGACCGCCCGGGTGTACTGGCCGATATCACGCGCGTTTTGGGCGATCAAGGAATCTCGATTGCCTCGGTCATTCAACACGAGCCAGAGCATGCCGACGGCGACACTCGCTCGTTCGTGCCGCTGGTGATCATGACGCACACCGCCACCCAAGGTCAGGCTGGTCGCGCCTTGGAGAAGATCAGCAAGATGGACTCGGTCAAATCAGGCGCCCGAAAGATGCTGGTTCAGGACTGAGAGATCCTGCAACGCATGGAGTCGAAGGCGTTTCACCCCTTCGACGAAGCAAGCCGCTTGGTAAGCCAAACTGCCTGAGCGGACGAACATTTCAATCAAACGCTCAGTCAACAAGAAGTACCCAAACGTCGGTACGAAACAAGGAGATTCGGGAAATATGAAGTACGCGATTGTCATTCCCGACGGCTGCGCCGACGAACCGCAAGAGTCGCTCGGTGGTAAGACTCCCCTGCAAGCAGCCAATGTGCCGAACATGGACGCGATCGCCAAAGCGGGTGTCGTCGGTCGTGCGGACAACGTGCCAGCTCACCTACCGGCTGGCAGCGACGTGGCCAACCTGAGCCTATTGGGTTACAGCCCGCTAGAATACTTCACGGGTCGGGCTCCCTTAGAGGCGGCCGCCCAAGGAATTCAGCTTGGACCGGACGACTGGGCTATTCGTTGCAACCTGGTGACGATACAAGATCAAATCATGAAGAGCTTTACCGCGGGACAAATCTCTTCGGATGAGGCAAAAGCCCTCTTAGAAACTGCCCAAGCCGAACTGGGCGGAGAAGGCATCGAGTTCCATCCTGGTGTCAGCTACCGCAATTTGTTGGTCTATCGTGGTCAGCCTGGCTCGGCGCCATTCAGCATGGAAACGCGTACGACGCCTCCGCACGACTTAAGCGACAAGTCGGTCGCTGATAGCTACCCGCGAGGCCTCGGCAGCGGCTGGCTCTCGGAAATGATGAGCCGCAGTGTTGAGCTATTCGCGAATCATCCGGTTAACGTGAAGCGAGTCAGCGAAGGGAAGCCACCGGCGACCAACGTCTGGCTTTGGGGCCTTGGCAAACAACCGGCCCTGACTCCGTTCGCTGACTTGTACGGCAAGACTGGTAAGATGATTACTGCCGTCGATCTGTTACGCGGCTTAGCTGCCCTGATTGGTTGGGACCGAATCGAAGTGCCTGGAGCGACCGGCTACCTTGATACGGATTACGCCGCCAAGGGGCAGTACGCGATCGACGCGCTAGACTCTACCGATGTCATCTGCGTGCATGTCGAAGCAACCGACGAAGCTTCGCATGAAGGCGACATCCCGGAGAAAATTAAGGCGCTCGAAGCAATCGACGAGAAAATCGTCGGTCCGCTGCACGCAGCCCTCAAGAAACATGGCGAGTATCGGATCATCGTCCTTCCGGACCATCCGACATTCTGCCGTACCAAAACGCATAGTCACGGCTTCGTGCCGCTTGCCCTATGTGGCAGCGATGTGGAAGCTG from Blastopirellula marina encodes the following:
- a CDS encoding cofactor-independent phosphoglycerate mutase encodes the protein MKYAIVIPDGCADEPQESLGGKTPLQAANVPNMDAIAKAGVVGRADNVPAHLPAGSDVANLSLLGYSPLEYFTGRAPLEAAAQGIQLGPDDWAIRCNLVTIQDQIMKSFTAGQISSDEAKALLETAQAELGGEGIEFHPGVSYRNLLVYRGQPGSAPFSMETRTTPPHDLSDKSVADSYPRGLGSGWLSEMMSRSVELFANHPVNVKRVSEGKPPATNVWLWGLGKQPALTPFADLYGKTGKMITAVDLLRGLAALIGWDRIEVPGATGYLDTDYAAKGQYAIDALDSTDVICVHVEATDEASHEGDIPEKIKALEAIDEKIVGPLHAALKKHGEYRIIVLPDHPTFCRTKTHSHGFVPLALCGSDVEADAFDTFDELNADASSLSFDEGWKMMPYFLGV